ATTGACTAATTAAATCATCTAAAGGTTGTGGTGGTGCTCGTGAATGTGAATTTACTATATCAAGAAAGGTTGATACTCCTTCTTTTGATATGATAGAACTATTTAACACTGAACATTCACTTCTTGATTTTTTGCATGATTCATAtggaatattaaaaacatatgaAATTACTGTTTcagatattatttttatgttatttaaaagaataccAATGGATAATGATGAATGTGTATCAAATAAAGAGTCTCTCTCTGGGGAATCGTGTGTATCAATATTAGATAATGTTATTGCAggaatttttctaatattatatacttCATGTTCCCAAGCTAATTTATATTGAtttaagttaattttttttgaaacagTTTTAACATCAGCGccatttgaaaataattttaaattttgaacaAATCTAAAAGTAGCACTTTTATCTGAGggatttttagataaatgtACATTTATAGAATTTTTCTTGGCTAATGAATCAAGACAAATAActaattcaatatttttttcatttttcttttcataCAGATAATCAACTAATTGTCTAGTCCcttgataattatattttccaCCACCTGTTAAAGCAAACATCATATTATATTGTGGTGTAGTTTTATTATACTCGTAAAATTTGCTTAATATAACTAATAATTCTAACAATGTTGCAACACCACTTCCATTTGAATTGGCAGATACAGATAAACCAGGTATTATAGAATGTGAATCATAGTAGgcaacaaataaaattataggATTTAATTCATTTCCTGATGAAAGAACACCtagaatatttttcatttgaaAATCTTTAGCAAGATTATTTGgcaaattatttaaagttgataattgataaacattattaaatattaaatttactaGTTGTGCTAAATATGAATTATCAATAATAGTTACTTCTtgcattttatttataaatcgTTGAACATTTTTAGAATcttctacaaaaaaaatagctAAATTAGTATAAacatttctaaaaaaattttcaaatttttccattaattttttatcatcagaagataatttatcaatattttgaggaataataataagtaaTGCACCATTACTTTgagatataatatttttaaaattagttttcATAAAATCTTTCCATAAAATTACACCGCATTTTTGtgataaattttcaatattaagAATAGCATCAAATTGAAATTTCCATGATTTACTTCCTGTTGAGTAACTTCCAATATCATATTGTTGTAGTCTATATGCTGTTATTTCATATTCTTGTggattatttaaaacttgAATAGGTAGGATAAAAGTtggtttaaataaaattaataagcATATTATGGATATAAAATCACgcattatatcaaaaaaatcatctaacattttttaaatataatatcatttatataacaataaatttattttttatagtagAAATGATATAgtttaaatgaattaattaTTGCTCTTTCCAACGGTTAATTTTGTTGGATATATATATCATCTGGCTATCTTACGGCCTGTCAAGTACACAAAAAGCATTCAACATACTTCGTTATAAGACATTATATAAATCCTTCATTGGAATAAGTTGTACGCGGGAATTTTTGTTATTGCGTAGCATTTGTGTACaaaactttattttcaaggtttattaattttattatattaatttttttgtatcttATAATATACTTTAGATTTCTTAAGGATGGCTCATCGTGGAAGTGAAACAGAGAATATTGAAGAGCAAGTTGTTAATgaagaatataaaatatggaaaaaaaatacaccttttttatatgatatggttagtttattcaaaaaaaaaattatttaataagtaATTTATTAGATTATGACTCATGCTTTAGAATGGCCGAGTTTAACTGTTCAATGGCTTCCTGATGTGAAGAAAGTTGAAGGAAGTGATTATTCAATTCATCGTCTTATACTCGGTACCCATACATCAGATGAACAAAATCATCTTGTTATTGCTAAATTACATATTCCAAACTCTGATACACAATTTGATGCTAGTAAATATGATGCAGATCGATCAGAATTTGGAGGATTTGGCAATCCTCAAGGTAGAATTGATATTGAAATAAGAATAAATCATGATGGAGAAGTAAATAGAGCTCGTTTCATGCCACAAAATCCCAATCTAATTGCTACAAAATCACCTTCAGCTgatgtatttatatttgattaTACTAAACATCCTTCAGCACCAATTTCTGATGGAGTATGTCGTCCACAACTTCGTTTAAAAGGGCATACAAAAGAAGGTTATGGTTTATCATGGAATGGGCATATGCCAGGTCACTTATTGTCAGCTTCCGATGACATGACTGTTTGCTTATGGGATATTCGTGGTGCAACAAATAATGCTACTTCTTTAAATGCTAAGTGTATTTTTAGAGGACATACTGCAGTTGTTGAAGATGTTGCTTGGCATAGTCTTCATGATTCTGTATTTGGATCTGTAGGTGACGATAAGAAATTAATGATTTGGGACACACGATCTAATCAATTTGACAGAGCATCACAGTCTTTAGAAGCTCATGATGCGGAGGTAAATTGTCTCAGCTTTAATCCATATTCTGAATATATTCTTGCAACTGGATCTGCTGATAAAACAGTTGGTTTGTGGGATTTGAGAAAtcttaaattaaaacttcATACATTCCAAGCTCACAAAGATGAAATTTTCCAAGTACAATGGTCACCACACAACGAAACTATCTTAGCTTCATCAGGAACTGATCGTCGATTAATTGTTTGGGATTTATCTAAGATTGGTGAAGAACAAACACATGAAGATGCAGAAGATGGTCCACCAGAGATGTTATTTGTTCATGGTGGCCATACTGCAAAAATATCTGATTTTTGCTGGAATCCAAATGAACCTTGGGTTTTGTCTTCGGTATCAGAAGATAATATAATGCAAGTTTGGCAAATGTcggataatatttataatgatgAAGAAAATGATACACCTGCTCATGAgctagaaaaagaaaataacaTGTAATTTTAAGTTATAATTTCTCtctgaatttttttttctaactgtttattaacattttaaataaaatatttgtacttatatgttattaaatttattttttacatattttaatttgtttagTGGGAATCGTATTTTTGTCTACTTGAATGTTTTGTACAAAGTTAACTTTTTTGAATGAAACGCTGtaactataataaaatgttttatccGGATTATAATTTGATTTATTGAATAGAATTAATGATCAGGAACGTTTTAGaaatgatttaataataactCAATGTTAATGCAAACATTCAaacattaaaagttttttttctttatattattataaatataattatcttatttacaagtatgttaaattatttaaattataaaaaaataataaataatttatttaatttccTATCCattgtattaataattttttttgttagataaaaatatttaaataagtaatataaattgtaaaaatggTTACTTAAGTACATTGTTTTAATACGTATATAATAGATCTTTCCGGATTTTCtactattaaataaaaatgatttttaaaagtttttttaaatacttggACATTAAAACGTACTTTATTAATAGTTTAACAAAACTTTCTTTTGTACATGTACTTTGATCAGATTAgtgttttttaaaagttaatatttatatggtCTATAATATGTAAAAGATCATTGTTACATTTTTCATTCTTTAAACTTCCAGTAACAAAAATCTAAATATTAAGctaaaattattgtatttcAGATATTTGGATGTACTTTCACaaattcattatattttttttatcatttaaacaattttacaTTGAATCATTCTTGTTTCCAACATTTgaagatatatttaaaccACTATATGAACGATCAAATTTTAGATATGGTTTTTATCCATTAGAAAAAATGGAACCTGGATATATTTATGGAAATAAAGAAATACAATATTGGCTTTATTGTCGAAATTGTCCCAGAGGAAAATAggtaattatatattttattttatatcatatttatcaatttttagcTGCAATTTAGAAAgcttataatttataatattagcACGTTGATTAAGAATTTCAATTGTTTCTGCACCTAActttatatttctattaattttttcattacgACTTTTTAACATTTGAAGGGTTCGTATAGCTTTGTGCTTGGAGTCATCCCAGGACTGTTCTTCAAGTTTTTCCATTAATTTaccaaataaaatatttttccttGCAATTGAAATATTCTCCCATTTATTTAAACGTTCCTGTGtatttttcttcaatttatattgtaaataaaaattttcaattttgaTAACTGCttgtttttgtaaatttaatgttGAATTATCggtattttttaaatcctcacttgtttttttgtaattttttaaaaattgttctATTTGTTGTCCAGACATCTGActgataatattatacatttttaaatcatcatTTTTACTTTCTTCCAATAAAGCATATtgttcattaattttttccatAGTAATTTCATCATGATTTTCAagcatttttttcttctataatattttttaaacaataaaaaatagtaagaataataatacactaagaaaaatagatatataatGGAGATTAAAACAATCAATTTTTGATGTTGTTTCCATAACTACTAAAATAAGTATACAAATAAGAGTTTTATTGTTTCACTTAAGAATTGAATATTATTTGgaagatttttttatgatcataagttttaataaatatatttatttaagtataataatatataataaaaatttattatatatgtttccattttcttatattgccattaataacttttattaaaagaaatgaataagttgtaattttaaaaaatgacaaGAAGTTtaagttaatatttaaaaaacaacttttctCACAAATATTGGttaaattactttatatatttctatgaCTCAACTgcatataaataattaatggaaaagattaaaaatatttttaaaactatttgttattagtttttaatgatgaatttttcaaaagtcttttgataaagataaatctttttacatttatatgtataaaataaaacttctATCATTATGTAACTATGTGAATGACATTTTGAATTTTgatcttttattttcttatgtAATACCTTTTAATTCAATAAAACAACTATtatgatataaattaattgacACATATCAcattcaacaaaaaaaagatagcatagattttattttatacaaaaaaaatgtgcCGGTAAGTTTTTgctaattaaatttttaaataatttttttagtatgaCAATTACTCCTGTAAATTCTACAGATGACTATTTACATTTCAATAAAAACGATGAAAATTTTGTAACAATTCAACTGAATGAAAACCAATCTTATGAAAAatcatcaattttaaaaaatgattcacTTTATACTACAATTGATGTAgacaaaacttttaataattacaaTGGATTGACAAAGGTAagtatataaacatttttatattgctTATTTGtagtttcaattttttttcttaatgcTTTTTATGACTCACTATGCTCTTTGTTCATTGTTATCTTTTTTCTCTACTGTTTCGGATATcagaaaattattatgttatCAGGAGCCATATTCTAAAGACTTGTTGACATACATTAATGCTAACATTggtttaataatatatctgtttatatatttattatttgctATTGTCAATATTGTTAATgccatttttatttctaaggAAATACATGATCTGATTAGATatgatttttcaaaaaatgagaaaatttcaaaatacttgaaatgtttaaaatatacgAGCTATGTCCACATCATGTTAGCTGGAGTTATTTTGGCACATTTACGTTGGAATCCAAAAACAAGGCTTATTTTATTTGCTGGAAAAGGTTTTTTAATggatattttttctaaattaattgtaaacattattttaatttttttattatcacgAAATACCACCTCTAATGTAAGTgagtattaattttttttaataaaatattttgttgaatTCTAATGTAAAAAAGCACTTATTTCTATGTACGCATTTCGGCATCAATTTCCCCATTGACATTTCAATAAGCAGAAATAAACTcttatattgaaaatacaattgtattttgaaattttaggCCGTTCCCGGCGGTAAGTGCAATACCGGGCCGACCAATG
This Strongyloides ratti genome assembly S_ratti_ED321, chromosome : 2 DNA region includes the following protein-coding sequences:
- a CDS encoding Nicalin — its product is MLDDFFDIMRDFISIICLLILFKPTFILPIQVLNNPQEYEITAYRLQQYDIGSYSTGSKSWKFQFDAILNIENLSQKCGVILWKDFMKTNFKNIISQSNGALLIIIPQNIDKLSSDDKKLMEKFENFFRNVYTNLAIFFVEDSKNVQRFINKMQEVTIIDNSYLAQLVNLIFNNVYQLSTLNNLPNNLAKDFQMKNILGVLSSGNELNPIILFVAYYDSHSIIPGLSVSANSNGSGVATLLELLVILSKFYEYNKTTPQYNMMFALTGGGKYNYQGTRQLVDYLYEKKNEKNIELVICLDSLAKKNSINVHLSKNPSDKSATFRFVQNLKLFSNGADVKTVSKKINLNQYKLAWEHEVYNIRKIPAITLSNIDTHDSPERDSLFDTHSSLSIGILLNNIKIISETVISYVFNIPYESCKKSRSECSVLNSSIISKEGVSTFLDIVNSHSRAPPQPLDDLISQLQTIVEKYSKQDALISQFIPVDVNLYSVLEDKITIYCTKSIAFDIVLAVIISLYLFTLKYLVKNLQKSLINTFPYFSERR
- a CDS encoding Histone-binding protein RBBP7 codes for the protein MAHRGSETENIEEQVVNEEYKIWKKNTPFLYDMIMTHALEWPSLTVQWLPDVKKVEGSDYSIHRLILGTHTSDEQNHLVIAKLHIPNSDTQFDASKYDADRSEFGGFGNPQGRIDIEIRINHDGEVNRARFMPQNPNLIATKSPSADVFIFDYTKHPSAPISDGVCRPQLRLKGHTKEGYGLSWNGHMPGHLLSASDDMTVCLWDIRGATNNATSLNAKCIFRGHTAVVEDVAWHSLHDSVFGSVGDDKKLMIWDTRSNQFDRASQSLEAHDAEVNCLSFNPYSEYILATGSADKTVGLWDLRNLKLKLHTFQAHKDEIFQVQWSPHNETILASSGTDRRLIVWDLSKIGEEQTHEDAEDGPPEMLFVHGGHTAKISDFCWNPNEPWVLSSVSEDNIMQVWQMSDNIYNDEENDTPAHELEKENNM